A window of Massilia sp. NR 4-1 genomic DNA:
GGCTGGATTTCCTGGCTCAACGATGTGCACAAGGGGCGCAATACCGGCGCCGCCTGGAACTGGTTCATCGACATCTTTGCCGCCACCTGCCTGGTGTTCTGCATTACCGGTTTGCTGATTTTGAAATTCCACGCCACCAACCGTCCCTTCACCTGGCCCATGGTCGGACTGGGCGTGCTGATACCATTTGTTATAGCCCTGCTGTTTATTCATTAAGGACCACCATGAAATTACGCTACTCCATCGCGCTCAGTCTTCCCCTGGTCAGCGCCACGGCCATGGCTGCCGACCTGTCGCTCAAATTTGAAATCCCCCAACTGAACGTGGCGGAGTACCACCGTCCTTACGTCGCCGCCTGGCTGGAAAACGCCGACCAGAAAGTGGTCGCCAATCTGGCCGTGCTGTACGACACCAAGAAGAAGGACAATGCCGGCACCAAATGGCTCAAGGACATGCGCCAGTGGTGGCGCAAGAGCGGCCGCGATGTCGCCATGCCGCTGGACGGCGTGAGCGGCGCCACCCGCGCGCCGGGCGAGCACACCCTGAGCTTCCCGGTCGCCCAGGAAGCCATCAACAAGCTGCCGGCCGGCCAGTACCAGCTGGTGGTGGAGGCGGCGCGCGAAGCCGGCGGCCGCGAGCTGGTGAAAGTGCCAGTGGCCTGGCCGCCGAAATCGGCGCAGAACTTTGCCGGCAAGGGCAAGGAAGAACTGGGTGCCGTATCCGTGCTGGTCAAACCATAAGAGGCGCAGATGAAACTGACTAAGACCCTGATCGCGCTGGCCCTGGCCGGCGCCGCTTTCGGCGCCCAGGCGCATCGCGCCTGGATGGTGCCGTCGTCCTCGCTGGTGGAAGCGAAAGAGCCATGGGTGACGGTGGATGCCGCCATCTCCGAAGGCCTGTTCGATATCGACCACGTGCCGCTGAAATTGGACGGCATCTTCGTGCTGGGCCCGGACGGCACCCGCGTGCCGCTGGAAAACGCCAGCACCGGCCGCCTGCGCTCGACCTTCGACGTGAAGATGGCCAAGCCGGGCACGTACAAGATCGCCCTGGTGTCGCAAAGCGTGATGGCCAGCTGGAAGGTCAACGGTGAAGTGAAGCGCTGGCGCGGTTCGGAAGAAGCCTTCGCCAAGGAAGTGCCGGCCAATGCCGACGAACTGAAAACCACGCGCACCAGCGCGCGCCTGGAAACCTTCGTCAGCGCCAATTCGACCGACGAGGCGGTGTTCAAGCCGACCGGCACGGGTCTGGAACTGGTGCCGGTGACGCATCCGAACGATATGCGCGCCGGCGAGAAGGCCACCTGGCGCTTCCTGCTGGACGGCAAGCCGGCGGCCAATCTGGGCTTCAGCCTAGTGCCGGGCGGCGTGCGCTATCGCGGCACGCTGGGCGAGATCCGCCAGAGCACCGACGCCAAGGGCGAAATCAGCTTCACCATCCCGGCTGCGGGCATGTATATGGTGAGCGCCAGCTGGCCGGCCGCCGCGCCTGCGGTTGCGGGCCAGGCGCCGCAGATGCCGGCGCGCCGCGTGACCTATACGGCCACGGTGGAAGTGCTGCCGCAGTAAGCGGCGCTGCTTCGCAACACAACAAGAGTAGCGATGCGCCGGGTTCTCCTGCCTCACCATATCTCCCCCGACCCGGCGCCCGCCGCTGGCGTGCTGCGCGAATTCGGCGGCGCCAGCATGGGCACCAGCTGGTCGGTGCGGCTGGTGGAGCAGGGCGGACCCGCGCCGCTGCAGGAAGGCTTGCAGCGGCAGCTCGACGCGGTGGTGGCCGAAATGAGCCATTGGGAAGCGGACTCCGACCTGGGCCGCTTCAACCGCGCCGCGGCCGGCAGCTGGCAGGCCTTGCCTGCGGCTTTCTATGAAGTGCTGTCCTTTGCCATGAACGTGGCGCGCGATTCCGGCGGGGCCTATGATCCCTGCGCCGGCGCGCTGGTCAATCTGTGGGGCTTCGGCCCCGGTTCCCGTTTCAAGGATGACGATTTCGCGCCGCCCGCCGCCTCGCAGGTGCAGGCCGTGCTGGCGCAGCGCGCCGGCCAGGGCGTGAAACTGGACCAGGCCACGCGCGCCGCGTGGCAGCCGGGCGGCGTGCAGCTCGACCTGTCGGCCGTGGCCAAGGGCTACGGCGTGGACCGGTTGGCACAGTATCTGGAAGTCCAGGGCATCCGCCACTATCTGGTGGAAGTGGGCGGCGAATTGCGCGGCGCCGGCGTCAAGCCGGACGGCCAGCCCTGGTGGGTGGCGCTGGAACAGGTGGGCGCCGAGGTGCAGGACGCCCTCGGCCTGCCGCAGATTGTCGTTGCCCTGCATGGGCTGGCGATCGCCACCTCGGGCGACTACCGCCGCTTCTTCCAGCAGGGCGGCCAGCGCTACTCGCATACGATAGATCCGCGCTGCGGCGCGCCGATAGAAAACAGTCTGGCTTCCGTCAGCGTGGTGCATGCGCACTGCATGGCGGCCGATGCCTGGTCCACTGCGCTGACGGTGCTGGGCTTGAAGGACGGACTGGCGCTGGCGGAAAGCCGGGGCCTGGCGGTGCGTTTTGTGGCGCGCGAAGGGGAAGGGCTGCGCGAATATATGAGCAGCCATTTCCGTGCAATGCTGGAAGAAGAATGATCCTTACCAATGATCCCGGCAGGCTGGCATTGACCGCCGCCTGCGTGCTCGGTTACGGCCTGGTGTGCCTGCTGCCGTATCTGCGCGTGCGCCGCAAGCGCCAGGCGGCGGCTGCCGCCAAGGCTGCGGCGGCGCGCAACCCCGGCTGGATAGTCGCCTACGCCAGCCAGACCGGCAATGCCGAAGAGCTGGCGCGGCAGACCGCCGATACGCTGGGCCTGGCCGGCATTGCCGTGCGCCTGGCCGAACTGGGCGAGCTGACGGCGGCCGAGCTGCAGGGCGCGGAACGCGCGCTGTTCCTGGTCAGCACCTATGGCGAAGGCGACGCGCCCGATGCGGCGGCCGCGTTTGCCGGCCGTCTGATGGGCGGCGCCGTGCCGCTCAAGCAATTGCACTACGCCGTGCTGGCGCTGGGCGACCGCAGCTACAGCCAGTATTGCGGCTTTGGCCGCGGCCTCGATCAATGGCTGCAGGAGCAGGGCGCGCAAAGCCTGTTCGAGCGCATCGAAGTGGACCGCAGCGCGCCGGCGGCGCTTGCCGCCTGGCGCCAGCAACTGAGCCATCTGGCCGGCACCAGCGACGCGCCCGACTGGAGCGCGCCCGCCTTCGACGGCTGGCTGCTGGCCGAGCGCCGCCTGCTCAATCCTGCCAGCGTGGGCGCGCCGCTGTACCACATCGAACTGCAGGCGCCGACCGATGCGCCGTTGAACTGGCAGTCGGGCGACCTGGTGCAGATTGCCGCACCGGGCGATCCGGCGCGTGCGCGCGAATACTCGATCGCCTCGATTCCGCAGGATGGCCGCGTGCACCTGGTGGTGCGCCTGCATCTGCATGCGGACGGCAGCTGCGGCATGGCTTCCGGCTGGCTGTGCCGCCAGGCCGACATCGGCGACACGGTGCAGATGCGCCTGCGCCAGCACAAGCGCTTCCGCCTGGAGGGCAATGCCGGCCGGCCGCTGATCCTGATCGGCAACGGCAGCGGCATTGCCGGCCTGCGCGGCCACCTCAAGGCGCGCGCCCTGGCCGGACAAGCGCGCAACTGGCTGCTGTTCGGCGAACGCAATGCCGAGCATGACGCCATCTACGGTGAAGAACTCGAGGCCTGGCAGCGCGCCGGCCTGCTGCCGCGCCTGAACCTGGCCTACTCGCGCGACGAACCGCGCAGCTATGTGCAAGACCAGTTAAGCGCCCACGCCGACGAATTGCGCCTATGGGTCGACGATGGTGCCGCCATCTATGTCTGCGGCAGCCTCGACGGCATGGCCGCCGGTGTCGACAAGGCGCTCGAAACCATCCTCGGCCGAGCCGCCCTCGACGCCCTGGCTGCCTCCAGCCGCTACCGCCGCGACGTCTATTAAGCACTAAGCGAACAGCCGAGCCCGTGTCCGATTTCGGGGCCAGACCCCAAAATCGGACACGGGCTCGGCCTTGTTGCCTGACTCAGGAATACATGACAGCTGTGCCGATATGGCTGAGCCCGTGTCCACCTTGGTGCCAGGCACCGATAGGACACGAGCCCGGCTGTATTCGCATACCGCAAAATTATCAGCAAGGCTGAGTCCGTGTCCAATCGGTGCCTGGCACCAGGGTGGACACGAACTGGGCTTTAGGCTTAGGGGGTGAGTTCTTCCAGGCCGCGCTGCAGGCTGGAGATGCTGGGGTTGTCGATGAAAACGCAGCGCTTGCCGGTGCGCTTGCAGAAATCCTTCACGCGCCAGTAGGCGCTGTGGCTGATGCAGCCGGTCTGGCAGATCACGAGATCGGCGGCGGCCAGGCTGGCTTCGAGCTTGTTGGCGTTGTCTTCGAGGCCGCCATCGTGGTGGGCGAACTGGGCGCCGACGCGCTCGATCAGGGCGCGGTAGGTGGCGACATTGCCGCTGCGCCCACCCACGCACAGCACGCTGCGCTCGTTGAGGCTGACCGGCATCTTCATGATGTGTTCAACCACGGGTGGCGCTTGCGGCGGCGCATCGGCGGCCAGGGCGGCGTTCAGCGTGGCGTCCTGGGCCTGGGCTTGCAACTGGGCTTGCGCCAGGCTCAGTTCGCGGCGCAGCTCGGCCACCTGGTTGCGCAGCAGGCGTTCGCGTTCGTCGGTCTGGCTCAGGCGCTGGGCCAGGCGTTCGCGCGTTTCCAGGCCGGGGATCGAGCTGCGCAACTGGTCCAGCTCGCTGCGCAGCGAGTCGATGATGCTGTCGCGGCCCACCAGTTGGGCGCGCAGCTGCATCAGCTGGCTGGCCTGCTGTTCCTGCTCGGCCGTGCGCTCCAGCTGCACGGCGGCGCTGCGCTGCTGCAGGCGGACGATTTCGCGCGCCTGGCGCGTATTGTCTTCGAGGGTGCTGTTAAAGCGGTTGAGGTCGGCGCGCACGCAGGCGCCGGCCTGGTGCTGGATCATGTGCAGGTCGCGGCACATGCGTTCTTCCAGCTCGGTCGTGCAGCGCGGATGGGTCAGGCCGGCCCAGAAGGCGCCCGCCACGTCGCCATTGGCGACGGCGGCG
This region includes:
- a CDS encoding DUF2271 domain-containing protein encodes the protein MKLRYSIALSLPLVSATAMAADLSLKFEIPQLNVAEYHRPYVAAWLENADQKVVANLAVLYDTKKKDNAGTKWLKDMRQWWRKSGRDVAMPLDGVSGATRAPGEHTLSFPVAQEAINKLPAGQYQLVVEAAREAGGRELVKVPVAWPPKSAQNFAGKGKEELGAVSVLVKP
- a CDS encoding DUF4198 domain-containing protein translates to MKLTKTLIALALAGAAFGAQAHRAWMVPSSSLVEAKEPWVTVDAAISEGLFDIDHVPLKLDGIFVLGPDGTRVPLENASTGRLRSTFDVKMAKPGTYKIALVSQSVMASWKVNGEVKRWRGSEEAFAKEVPANADELKTTRTSARLETFVSANSTDEAVFKPTGTGLELVPVTHPNDMRAGEKATWRFLLDGKPAANLGFSLVPGGVRYRGTLGEIRQSTDAKGEISFTIPAAGMYMVSASWPAAAPAVAGQAPQMPARRVTYTATVEVLPQ
- a CDS encoding FAD:protein FMN transferase, which encodes MRRVLLPHHISPDPAPAAGVLREFGGASMGTSWSVRLVEQGGPAPLQEGLQRQLDAVVAEMSHWEADSDLGRFNRAAAGSWQALPAAFYEVLSFAMNVARDSGGAYDPCAGALVNLWGFGPGSRFKDDDFAPPAASQVQAVLAQRAGQGVKLDQATRAAWQPGGVQLDLSAVAKGYGVDRLAQYLEVQGIRHYLVEVGGELRGAGVKPDGQPWWVALEQVGAEVQDALGLPQIVVALHGLAIATSGDYRRFFQQGGQRYSHTIDPRCGAPIENSLASVSVVHAHCMAADAWSTALTVLGLKDGLALAESRGLAVRFVAREGEGLREYMSSHFRAMLEEE
- a CDS encoding sulfite reductase subunit alpha; protein product: MILTNDPGRLALTAACVLGYGLVCLLPYLRVRRKRQAAAAAKAAAARNPGWIVAYASQTGNAEELARQTADTLGLAGIAVRLAELGELTAAELQGAERALFLVSTYGEGDAPDAAAAFAGRLMGGAVPLKQLHYAVLALGDRSYSQYCGFGRGLDQWLQEQGAQSLFERIEVDRSAPAALAAWRQQLSHLAGTSDAPDWSAPAFDGWLLAERRLLNPASVGAPLYHIELQAPTDAPLNWQSGDLVQIAAPGDPARAREYSIASIPQDGRVHLVVRLHLHADGSCGMASGWLCRQADIGDTVQMRLRQHKRFRLEGNAGRPLILIGNGSGIAGLRGHLKARALAGQARNWLLFGERNAEHDAIYGEELEAWQRAGLLPRLNLAYSRDEPRSYVQDQLSAHADELRLWVDDGAAIYVCGSLDGMAAGVDKALETILGRAALDALAASSRYRRDVY
- a CDS encoding DUF2325 domain-containing protein, encoding MCDKHQLPAAPAEAQTSRRRRIWELGHTCHCPLVGVGLPLAVLRKLVGKITGGKVLADDYEIHVGTVSECGTRNKLSEAVQKELERRYAAVLLRFRAAKCSEQLAELWRAAVANGDVAGAFWAGLTHPRCTTELEERMCRDLHMIQHQAGACVRADLNRFNSTLEDNTRQAREIVRLQQRSAAVQLERTAEQEQQASQLMQLRAQLVGRDSIIDSLRSELDQLRSSIPGLETRERLAQRLSQTDERERLLRNQVAELRRELSLAQAQLQAQAQDATLNAALAADAPPQAPPVVEHIMKMPVSLNERSVLCVGGRSGNVATYRALIERVGAQFAHHDGGLEDNANKLEASLAAADLVICQTGCISHSAYWRVKDFCKRTGKRCVFIDNPSISSLQRGLEELTP